A section of the Rummeliibacillus pycnus genome encodes:
- a CDS encoding SdpI family protein, producing the protein MQSNNESNWNKVQRFSGNLFVIGGLIICMFSFSLPFLIALLLPFLVIGVMLFVIHMYSIRLAN; encoded by the coding sequence ATGCAAAGTAATAATGAAAGTAACTGGAATAAAGTACAAAGATTTAGTGGTAATCTATTTGTTATAGGCGGACTAATAATTTGTATGTTTTCATTTTCACTTCCATTTTTAATTGCTTTATTACTTCCATTTTTAGTAATCGGAGTAATGTTATTTGTAATTCATATGTATTCAATTAGATTAGCAAATTAA
- a CDS encoding HAMP domain-containing sensor histidine kinase produces the protein MKKFFRSLLAKYMLIILMAISIVQIAYLGIAIFIVNIDNHLENSNKNSPELVEEKWHKAANNIKSDTSQNVRSLFKKWKKNYPEATMFWIDQNGVLSEKVNVKPRMSNKWGPAYTAKFMKESYASDPYTVIAFVGKDTSHGFVVLQIPRKTFNPPIVKANEKYGTLLAIVMLSIIILFIIVSFFFFKSIRKRLLHLQDAMTIRDVDQLPIEIEVKKKDEIGQLEQTFNQMVVELRESKQREQKEEKLRRELIANLSHDLRTPLTKIRAQTYTISKEELTQEGKKTVKALEKSVLNIDHLIENLMSYTLLMASKYKFNPDQVDIVRQVRESIASWYPVFEKEGFTIEVDLQSFDLQYWQVDPIWLGRILDNILQNVLRHAKEGLFVSVKTISTTQYDAIVISDRGKGMNAISNEKGEGIGLSIIDLMIKNMELEWQIESTINGTTITIMKNS, from the coding sequence ATGAAAAAATTCTTTCGGTCTCTATTAGCAAAATATATGCTGATTATATTGATGGCTATATCAATTGTTCAAATAGCTTATTTAGGAATCGCAATATTTATTGTTAATATAGATAATCATTTAGAAAATAGTAATAAAAATAGCCCAGAATTAGTTGAAGAGAAATGGCATAAAGCTGCTAATAATATAAAAAGTGACACCAGTCAAAATGTCCGTAGTCTTTTTAAAAAATGGAAAAAGAATTATCCAGAAGCAACAATGTTTTGGATCGATCAGAATGGCGTTTTGTCAGAAAAAGTAAATGTTAAACCCCGAATGTCAAATAAATGGGGTCCAGCATATACTGCAAAATTTATGAAAGAAAGTTATGCTAGTGATCCATATACAGTTATTGCGTTTGTAGGAAAAGATACATCTCATGGTTTTGTTGTTTTACAAATCCCAAGAAAAACATTTAATCCACCAATAGTTAAAGCCAACGAAAAATATGGCACATTGTTAGCTATAGTAATGTTATCGATTATCATTCTTTTTATCATTGTTTCTTTCTTTTTTTTCAAAAGTATTCGAAAGAGATTGTTACATTTACAAGATGCCATGACAATTCGGGATGTCGATCAGCTCCCCATAGAGATAGAGGTAAAAAAGAAAGATGAAATTGGACAACTAGAACAGACATTTAATCAAATGGTTGTAGAGTTAAGAGAAAGTAAACAGCGTGAACAGAAAGAAGAAAAACTAAGAAGAGAGTTAATCGCAAACCTCTCACATGACTTACGAACACCTTTAACGAAAATTCGTGCACAAACTTATACGATAAGTAAGGAAGAGTTAACACAAGAAGGAAAAAAAACAGTAAAAGCATTAGAAAAATCTGTTTTAAATATTGATCATCTAATTGAAAACTTAATGTCATATACGTTATTGATGGCAAGTAAATATAAGTTTAATCCTGACCAAGTGGATATAGTACGTCAAGTTCGAGAAAGTATTGCCAGTTGGTATCCTGTATTTGAAAAAGAAGGATTTACGATTGAAGTAGACTTACAATCTTTTGACCTTCAATATTGGCAAGTTGACCCCATCTGGTTGGGGAGAATATTAGATAATATACTTCAAAATGTACTCCGTCATGCAAAGGAAGGTTTATTTGTAAGTGTTAAAACCATATCTACCACTCAATATGATGCTATTGTTATTTCGGACCGGGGAAAAGGCATGAACGCAATCTCAAACGAAAAAGGTGAAGGGATAGGGTTATCAATTATAGACTTAATGATAAAAAATATGGAGCTTGAATGGCAAATAGAATCAACCATAAATGGTACAACGATTACAATTATGAAAAATTCTTAG
- a CDS encoding response regulator transcription factor — MVHILYIEDEDEIGSWVTKDLKDRGFEVTWLKSGEKVEEYVSTVDIVILDVMLPGLDGFSIGKRIKKEYDHLPILMLSARTALEDKIEGLSFADDYLTKPFHPDELSARLEVLLRRFQKGADILEIGHLKIHTKDLRIINQKDNEEIQLTGKQYFLFQYFIRHLNQILTKEQLFEGVWGEPYIEGDKTLMVHIRYLREKIEENPSNPTIIETIRGIGYRVKQ; from the coding sequence ATGGTTCATATATTATACATAGAAGATGAAGATGAAATTGGAAGTTGGGTCACTAAAGATTTAAAAGATAGAGGTTTTGAAGTGACATGGCTGAAATCTGGAGAAAAAGTAGAAGAATATGTTTCGACAGTTGATATTGTCATTTTAGATGTCATGTTACCAGGATTAGATGGTTTCTCTATTGGTAAACGCATTAAAAAGGAATATGATCATTTACCAATATTAATGCTATCTGCACGTACGGCTCTAGAGGACAAAATAGAAGGTCTCAGTTTTGCAGACGATTATTTAACAAAGCCGTTTCATCCAGATGAACTTTCAGCGAGACTTGAGGTCTTATTAAGAAGGTTCCAAAAAGGTGCTGATATTTTAGAAATTGGTCATCTTAAAATTCACACAAAAGATTTACGTATTATTAATCAAAAAGATAATGAAGAAATTCAATTAACAGGCAAGCAATATTTTTTATTTCAGTATTTTATCCGGCATTTAAATCAGATTTTAACGAAAGAACAACTATTTGAAGGAGTCTGGGGAGAACCTTATATAGAAGGTGATAAAACATTAATGGTACATATTCGTTATTTGAGAGAAAAAATAGAAGAAAACCCCTCCAACCCAACAATAATTGAAACAATTCGTGGAATTGGGTACAGGGTGAAACAATGA